A single Pseudodesulfovibrio aespoeensis Aspo-2 DNA region contains:
- a CDS encoding IS1595 family transposase — MRKSRLSQKKQLRLIEHFVAGTTARCAADLVGVNVKTAAFYFHRLREIIAEEEAGEGMDFGEFEVDESYFGGKRKGKRGRGAAGKVPVFGILKRGGKVYTQVIPDAKSKTLLPIIRGKVQPDSIVYSDALYSYNVLDVSEFKHFRINHSRLFADKQNHINGIENFWNQAKRHMRKFNGIPTKNFPLFLKECEWRFNNTNPQRQFKQLKQWVKKHMG; from the coding sequence ATGCGAAAAAGTCGTTTGAGTCAGAAAAAGCAGCTCCGATTGATTGAGCATTTTGTAGCTGGCACCACTGCCCGCTGTGCAGCTGATCTGGTTGGAGTGAACGTCAAAACAGCCGCCTTTTACTTTCATCGGCTCCGGGAAATCATAGCTGAAGAAGAGGCCGGTGAAGGGATGGATTTTGGCGAATTTGAAGTCGATGAAAGTTACTTCGGAGGAAAGCGGAAGGGCAAACGGGGCCGAGGGGCCGCAGGCAAGGTGCCTGTTTTTGGAATTCTTAAAAGAGGCGGGAAGGTATACACACAGGTGATTCCTGACGCCAAGAGCAAGACGTTGCTGCCTATTATTCGTGGGAAAGTGCAACCAGACAGTATCGTGTACTCAGATGCTCTTTACAGCTACAATGTCCTCGACGTTTCCGAGTTCAAACACTTCAGGATCAACCATTCGAGGTTGTTTGCCGACAAGCAAAACCACATCAATGGGATTGAAAATTTTTGGAACCAGGCCAAGCGCCACATGAGGAAATTCAACGGCATTCCGACCAAGAACTTTCCTCTATTCTTGAAGGAGTGTGAGTGGCGTTTTAACAACACCAATCCACAAAGACAGTTTAAGCAACTGAAACAGTGGGTTAAGAAACATATGGGCTAG
- a CDS encoding methyl-accepting chemotaxis protein, producing the protein MKNIRLMVKLLGGFILVAIITLAVGMTGWFSINSISGHVEELGEVRLPAVTHLELMAKEIESIRVAQRTLLNPGLSREERQTQLVNMNAAHDAYAAARDAYAALPQNSDQLAMMEELVPAMKAWDEANDEFVNLQNRLMANGVLNPTDMRRRLEEFRADHYEIMSQVPNAVQFHVMFHGGDDPGMCAFGMWLNETLATTDNPRIKTILAETVKPHDAFHAAVAEIKAYAESNENGRAWDVYEKTLAPMAEEIFDRFRELRSVAAEGETVYESMNEQAMIIARLKQQAVLGILDKLLVENEKISVEARSRAAAEASWSASISIVGMLLGTGLALVLGYVLAKSITGPVRKGVEFATALAQGDLTAKVDVHQRDEIGELAEALREMSDKLTGVVRDVQSATDNVAAGSEELSASSQGLSQGATEQAASIEEVSSSMEQMTANISQNAENAKTTEALAKQAANDARFSGEAVGKTVQAMNSIAEKISIVEEIARQTNLLALNAAIEAARAGEHGKGFAVVAAEVRKLAERSGLAAAEISELSGSSVAIAKKAGEMLHTLVPNIERTAALVQEIAAASNEQNAGANQINHAINQLDSVIQQNASASEEMASTSEELASQGQQLQTTMAFFNIGRLTNDGRARASGFGNAPRPAVGARNDAGGRTASNGSPRPQALEAHEDDGFEKF; encoded by the coding sequence ATGAAAAACATCAGATTAATGGTCAAGCTGCTCGGCGGATTCATCCTGGTTGCCATCATCACCCTTGCCGTGGGCATGACGGGGTGGTTCAGCATCAACTCGATATCCGGACATGTGGAAGAACTGGGCGAGGTGCGGCTGCCCGCAGTCACCCATCTGGAACTGATGGCCAAGGAGATCGAATCCATACGGGTTGCCCAGCGCACGCTGCTCAATCCGGGCCTGAGCAGGGAGGAACGGCAGACCCAGCTTGTCAACATGAACGCGGCCCACGACGCCTACGCGGCGGCCCGTGACGCATACGCGGCCCTGCCGCAGAACAGCGACCAGCTGGCCATGATGGAGGAGCTTGTCCCGGCCATGAAGGCGTGGGACGAGGCCAATGACGAGTTCGTCAACCTGCAGAACAGGCTGATGGCCAACGGCGTCCTCAACCCCACGGACATGCGCAGGCGGCTGGAGGAATTTCGCGCCGACCACTACGAGATCATGTCGCAGGTGCCCAACGCGGTGCAGTTCCATGTCATGTTCCATGGCGGCGATGATCCTGGCATGTGCGCCTTTGGCATGTGGCTGAACGAGACCTTGGCCACGACAGACAACCCCAGGATCAAAACGATACTGGCGGAAACCGTCAAGCCGCACGACGCCTTTCACGCGGCTGTGGCCGAAATCAAGGCCTACGCCGAGTCGAACGAGAATGGCCGGGCATGGGATGTCTACGAAAAGACCCTTGCCCCCATGGCCGAGGAGATATTCGACAGGTTCAGGGAGCTTCGGTCCGTGGCCGCCGAGGGCGAGACCGTCTACGAAAGCATGAACGAACAGGCCATGATCATCGCCAGGCTCAAGCAGCAGGCGGTCCTGGGCATTCTGGACAAACTGCTCGTGGAAAACGAAAAGATATCGGTCGAAGCCAGAAGCAGGGCCGCTGCCGAGGCATCATGGTCGGCCTCCATCTCCATCGTCGGGATGCTCCTTGGTACGGGCTTGGCCCTCGTGCTGGGCTATGTTTTGGCCAAGTCCATCACCGGCCCGGTCCGCAAGGGCGTGGAGTTTGCCACAGCCCTTGCCCAGGGCGACCTGACGGCCAAGGTCGATGTGCATCAGCGCGATGAAATCGGCGAGCTCGCCGAAGCCCTGCGGGAGATGAGCGACAAGCTCACCGGGGTGGTGCGCGACGTGCAGTCCGCCACGGACAATGTCGCCGCCGGGAGCGAGGAGCTTTCGGCCTCGTCCCAGGGGTTGTCTCAAGGAGCCACCGAGCAGGCCGCATCCATTGAGGAGGTTTCCTCCTCCATGGAGCAGATGACCGCCAACATCAGCCAGAACGCGGAAAACGCCAAGACGACCGAAGCCCTTGCCAAGCAAGCGGCCAACGATGCCCGGTTCAGCGGCGAGGCAGTGGGCAAAACCGTGCAGGCCATGAACAGCATCGCCGAAAAAATATCCATCGTCGAGGAGATAGCCCGGCAGACCAACCTGCTGGCCCTCAACGCGGCCATTGAGGCGGCCAGGGCCGGGGAGCACGGCAAGGGTTTCGCCGTGGTCGCCGCCGAGGTGCGCAAGCTGGCCGAGCGCAGCGGCCTTGCAGCAGCCGAGATCAGCGAGCTTTCCGGCAGCAGCGTGGCCATAGCCAAAAAGGCCGGGGAGATGCTACATACGCTGGTGCCCAACATCGAGCGCACCGCCGCCCTGGTCCAGGAGATTGCCGCGGCCAGCAACGAGCAGAACGCCGGGGCCAACCAGATCAACCACGCCATCAATCAGCTTGATTCCGTCATCCAGCAAAACGCCTCGGCCTCGGAGGAGATGGCATCCACCAGCGAGGAGCTGGCAAGCCAGGGCCAACAGTTGCAGACAACCATGGCCTTTTTCAACATCGGCAGGCTGACAAATGACGGCAGGGCGCGCGCTTCTGGCTTCGGCAACGCACCGCGTCCGGCAGTCGGCGCGCGCAACGACGCCGGGGGACGGACCGCCTCGAACGGATCGCCCCGGCCCCAGGCCCTCGAAGCCCACGAGGATGATGGATTCGAAAAATTCTAG
- a CDS encoding ferredoxin gives MGIVIDHDECIGCESCVEICPDVFEMDSDGEKAIVINADSTADCVDEAIETCPNEAISKS, from the coding sequence ATGGGTATTGTCATCGATCACGATGAATGCATTGGCTGTGAGTCCTGTGTTGAGATTTGTCCCGATGTCTTCGAGATGGATTCCGATGGCGAAAAGGCTATCGTCATCAACGCCGACTCCACTGCCGATTGCGTTGACGAGGCCATCGAGACCTGTCCCAACGAGGCTATCTCCAAAAGTTAG
- a CDS encoding DMT family transporter, whose amino-acid sequence MLQPQTLGYVYALLAVVIWSGNFVIASGFVDALPPITLAALRWGTATLFFAPFVVGRMRREWPAIRANLLPLCGAAFTGVTVFNTLIYYSARTTDTVNLALLTGTTPIFVVILSRLFLGEKITPFRAAGLAVAVGGMVAIATRGDLDMLRTLTFRTGDLTMLLAGLLWAVYSILIKRRSPSVSLFSFLGVTFLIGLIPLIPAALIEQHFHPAWAMTPAIVGAALYTGLGASLAAFFLWSSAVCLIGPGTSSLFQYLTPVFSGITAYFLLGQPITVWHGVGFVLIFTGVVLATRQR is encoded by the coding sequence ATGTTGCAGCCACAGACACTTGGATATGTTTACGCCCTGCTGGCCGTTGTCATCTGGTCCGGCAATTTCGTCATTGCCAGTGGCTTTGTGGACGCGCTGCCGCCCATCACCCTGGCCGCCCTGCGCTGGGGGACGGCCACATTGTTTTTCGCGCCGTTTGTCGTCGGGCGCATGCGCCGCGAATGGCCCGCCATCCGCGCGAATCTGCTGCCCCTGTGCGGCGCGGCCTTCACCGGGGTCACGGTCTTCAACACCCTCATCTATTACAGCGCCAGGACCACGGACACCGTCAACCTCGCCCTCTTGACCGGCACCACGCCCATCTTCGTGGTCATTCTCTCCCGCCTCTTCCTTGGGGAGAAAATCACGCCTTTCAGGGCGGCTGGCCTTGCCGTGGCCGTGGGCGGCATGGTTGCCATCGCCACCCGCGGCGACCTGGACATGTTGCGCACCCTGACCTTCCGCACGGGCGATCTGACCATGCTCCTGGCCGGACTGCTCTGGGCCGTTTACAGCATCCTGATCAAACGGCGGTCACCCAGTGTCAGCCTGTTTTCCTTCCTGGGCGTGACCTTCCTTATCGGCCTCATCCCGCTCATCCCCGCGGCCCTCATCGAGCAGCATTTTCACCCCGCCTGGGCAATGACCCCGGCCATTGTCGGGGCAGCGCTCTATACCGGCCTCGGGGCGTCGCTGGCCGCCTTCTTCCTCTGGAGTTCCGCGGTCTGCCTCATCGGGCCCGGCACCTCGTCCCTGTTCCAATACCTCACGCCGGTCTTCAGCGGCATCACCGCCTATTTTCTCCTGGGCCAGCCCATCACGGTGTGGCACGGCGTCGGATTCGTGCTCATCTTCACCGGAGTGGTCCTGGCAACGCGCCAACGGTGA
- the mauJ gene encoding methylamine utilization protein MauJ gives MYAIIGFDFSGMFDQESYAFNYNGYEIELTKEVFEVREEYPVPKFISNQLKIKVKNSNGDAEHEVGMMFLSELSWLYKVKILATEHMTGGGGRCIAMLAGQRSMHVNVDMRYYKPMPLDHEQRLAVGLFKEGFSSTSVFFQLLGLYKIFEIRMDAPTRREWVTNFLTEHWDGFGFDKPYEYVPKDPAELQLVLWKYGRCGVAHGGKEAIDVQSLYDHKKTGLCYNIIKMAAEHYMVDEMGIPNLLQY, from the coding sequence ATGTACGCAATAATTGGTTTTGACTTCAGTGGGATGTTTGATCAGGAGTCATACGCCTTTAATTATAATGGCTATGAAATAGAACTAACCAAGGAAGTATTCGAAGTACGTGAAGAATATCCGGTTCCAAAATTCATTTCCAACCAGCTAAAAATTAAAGTTAAAAACAGTAACGGTGATGCTGAACACGAAGTAGGCATGATGTTCCTCAGTGAACTGTCATGGCTTTACAAGGTCAAAATCCTTGCAACTGAACATATGACTGGCGGTGGAGGAAGGTGCATTGCGATGTTGGCAGGACAAAGAAGCATGCACGTTAATGTGGACATGAGATATTACAAACCTATGCCGCTTGATCATGAACAGAGATTAGCTGTAGGCCTATTCAAAGAAGGATTCAGTAGTACCAGTGTGTTCTTCCAGCTGCTTGGTCTATACAAAATTTTTGAAATTCGAATGGATGCGCCCACTCGCCGAGAGTGGGTTACAAATTTTCTGACAGAGCATTGGGACGGGTTTGGATTTGACAAGCCATATGAATACGTCCCTAAAGACCCAGCCGAACTGCAACTGGTATTGTGGAAATATGGCAGGTGTGGCGTTGCACATGGCGGAAAGGAAGCTATCGACGTGCAAAGCCTATATGACCACAAGAAAACGGGGCTATGCTACAACATCATCAAGATGGCAGCTGAACATTACATGGTGGATGAAATGGGGATTCCCAACCTATTACAATATTAA
- a CDS encoding DUF1499 domain-containing protein codes for MKHLTPLLTLVVAALILSACASKAPETLGLRNGRFAACPESPACVSSQDNGPHHVAPIAATGSPEVVMVDLSNAIESMFGGKAVVMDGPYLRAEFTSRVLRLVDDLECHYDEGRGVIEIRSSSRIGQMDFNASRDRVEELRKIFSENRGD; via the coding sequence ATGAAGCACCTCACCCCCCTCCTCACCCTGGTTGTGGCCGCCTTGATCCTGTCCGCCTGCGCCAGCAAGGCACCCGAAACCCTGGGCCTGCGCAACGGCAGATTCGCCGCCTGTCCGGAGAGCCCGGCCTGCGTCTCGTCCCAGGACAACGGGCCGCACCACGTCGCGCCCATCGCGGCCACAGGCAGCCCGGAGGTGGTCATGGTCGATCTGTCCAATGCCATCGAGTCCATGTTCGGCGGCAAGGCCGTGGTCATGGACGGCCCCTACCTGCGGGCCGAGTTCACCAGTCGGGTGCTGCGGTTGGTGGATGACCTGGAGTGTCACTATGACGAGGGCCGGGGTGTCATAGAAATCCGCTCGTCCTCGCGCATCGGCCAGATGGACTTCAACGCCAGCCGGGACCGCGTCGAGGAACTGCGGAAAATCTTCTCGGAAAATCGGGGGGATTGA